One part of the Vitis riparia cultivar Riparia Gloire de Montpellier isolate 1030 chromosome 6, EGFV_Vit.rip_1.0, whole genome shotgun sequence genome encodes these proteins:
- the LOC117915857 gene encoding E3 ubiquitin-protein ligase PUB23-like, with translation MDEIDVPSHFMCPISLQLMRDPVTVATGITYDRENIERWLFSCKNNTCPFTKQVLVDTDLTPNHTLRRLIQAWCIVNACHGVERIPTPKPPVDKAQIIKLLNDAIKFPQMQLKCLQRLRSIAFESDRNKKCLEAAGAVEFLASIIKKDESAVIEVVLEDGSREFTRASDEALSILYQLETSEAALKSLVSSNYGFIESLVHVLKCGNDQSRAYAAMLLKSIFQVADPIQLINASPELFTEIVHVLRDGISQQASKAALKLLVELCPWGRNRIKAVVAGASHVLIEHLLDTSEKRTCELILVVLDQLCSCAEGRAELLKHGAGLAIVSKKILRVSQVGTDRAVKILASVSKFSATSRVLQEMLQVGVVSKLCLVLQVDSSKKTKEKTREILNLHSRVWKNPSCIPARLLSSYPSS, from the coding sequence ATGGATGAAATCGATGTTCCTTCTCATTTTATGTGCCCAATTTCCCTGCAACTCATGAGAGATCCAGTCACGGTTGCAACTGGGATCACATACGATCGAGAGAACATAGAGAGATGGTTGTTTTCATGCAAAAACAACACTTGTCCATTCACAAAACAGGTACTTGTTGACACAGACCTAACTCCAAACCACACCCTTCGAAGATTGATCCAGGCATGGTGCATCGTCAACGCCTGTCATGGGGTTGAACGGATTCCAACACCAAAGCCTCCTGTCGACAAAGCCCAGATCATCAAACTCCTCAATGATGCCATCAAGTTCCCACAGATGCAGCTCAAATGCCTCCAAAGGCTTAGATCCATTGCATTCGAAAGCGACAGAAACAAAAAGTGTTTGGAAGCTGCAGGTGCAGTTGAATTCTTAGCTTCCATCATAAAGAAAGATGAATCAGCAGTGATTGAAGTTGTTCTGGAGGATGGTTCTCGTGAGTTTACAAGAGCAAGTGATGAGGCGCTGAGCATCCTCTATCAACTCGAAACCTCGGAAGCGGCCCTCAAGAGTCTTGTAAGCAGTAACTACGGATTTATAGAGTCGTTGGTACATGTTCTGAAATGCGGAAACGACCAATCTCGGGCATATGCAGCCATGCTATTGAAGTCCATCTTCCAGGTGGCAGATCCAATCCAATTGATCAATGCTAGCCCTGAATTGTTCACGGAGATAGTCCATGTATTGCGCGATGGGATTTCACAGCAAGCCTCAAAGGCAGCACTGAAGCTTCTTGTGGAGCTTTGTCCATGGGGAAGAAACCGAATCAAGGCAGTGGTAGCCGGTGCATCACATGTCTTGATTGAGCATCTTCTTGACACCTCAGAAAAGAGAACCTGTGAACTAATCCTGGTTGTTTTGGATCAACTATGCAGCTGTGCTGAAGGGCGAGCGGAGCTGTTGAAGCATGGGGCTGGGCTGGCCATAGTTTCCAAGAAAATACTTAGGGTTTCTCAGGTGGGCACTGATAGGGCAGTGAAAATCTTGGCCTCTGTTTCAAAGTTTTCAGCAACTTCTAGGGTTCTTCAAGAGATGTTGCAAGTGGGTGTTGTTTCCAAGTTGTGTTTGGTGCTTCAAGTGGACTCTAGTAAAAAAACCAAAGAGAAAACAAGGGAGATCCTCAACTTGCACTCTAGGGTTTGGAAGAACCCTTCATGTATTCCTGCTCGTTTGCTCTCATCTTATCCATCTTCTTGA